The region ACCTTCATGAACCGCTGTAAGGACCGCGATGCCTCCTGGGAGCCGGGAGCAGGAAGCAGTCTGCGGACAACTGCGGGCGAAGAATATACAGGTACTATTCTGGAGCATATCCTGCTGCAGAATCTGGTTCCTTTCTTCAATGTGGGTGAGCATAACAATATCCTGCTGGAAGGAGCGGACTGGAACGATGGTCTCGATATGGCTGCACAGCGGGGCGAAAGTGTTACTTTCACAGCCTTCTATGCCAGCAACCTGCTCGATCTGTCCAAGCTGCTGATTACTCTGAAGGAACGGACGGGCGGAGATACGCTGGAGCTGGCCGAAGAGATGGTACTGCTGCTTGACTCGCTCGGCCAAGCTGTCGATTATGAATCGGTGACGGCAAAGCATGAGCTGCTCAGCCGCTTCTATGCTGCTGCGCCGAATAAGGTGAGCGGAGTAAGAGCTGTGTTGAAGCTTGAAGAGGTTGCAGCAGATCTCGCCCGTAAGGCGGAATGGATCTTCGATCACCTGCGCCGCAATGAATGGGTAGAGAGCGGACACGGCGACGGCTGGTTCAACGGCTATTATAATAATAACGGTGAACGTGTAGAAGGGGAATGGACTGAGAGCACACGGATGACGCTTACCGGACAGGTCTTCCCGCTCCTCGGCCACGCGGCTGCTCCAGAGCAGATTCCAGCGATCATCTCGGCGGTAGAGCGCAATCTGTACGATGAAAAAATCGGCTACCGTCTGAACAGCAACTTCGGCGGCATTCAGCAGAATCTGGGCCGGGCGTTCGGCTTCGCCTTCGGACACAAGGAGAACGGAGCGATGTTCAGCCACATGACTGTTATGTACGGCAATGCGCTGTATAAACGCGGATACGTCAAAGAGGGCCGCAAGGTGCTGGATTCACTGTATAACCTGAGTGCGAACTTCGAGGTCAGCCGGATGTATCCCGGAATTCCGGAATATATCAATGAGCAGGGCAGAGGAATGTACACCTATCTGACTGGCTCAGCAAGCTGGCTGCTCCTGACAATGGTGACTGAAGTGTTTGGCGTCAAAGGCAAGCTCGGCGACCTGCTGCTGCAGCCGAAGCTTGTGAATGAACAGTTTGACGGCGATAAAAGCGCCTCTATCAAGACTATTTTTGCCGGACGTGAGCTGAAAGTCGTCTATACGGCTTCTGGAAGCACGGAGTACGGAGAGTACCAAATACACGCAGTTCGCCTGAACGGGTCTGAGGTAACGCTTCATCGCGTCTCAGAGGGTGCTGTGATCCCGCGCAGCCTGCTGACAGACCTGTCTGAAGGAGAAGTCCATCTGTTGGAGGTAGAACTGGCCTAAGCCGGAGCTGCTGAACTCTATCGCCTGCACTGCCGGTCCGCGCAGAGCAGGCTTTTCAATATCCAAATACACCGTATAGAACGGCCCTGGAAATGCTATGATAGGATGTGCTGCGTCCAACCAGGACAGAAAGGAAAGAGATCAATGACACGTATACTATCCAATGGAGTACTGACCGTAGAGATTGCTGATGTGGGAGCCTATGGAGGCACCCGTTTTGACTGGACAGGATTTATTACAGGAGTGAAGCTGGAGCAGGGCGGGCATACCTTTTGCGTTCCGGAAAGTCTGGTTCCCGGACAGGGTACGGGAGGGAGTGGCCTCTGCAATGAGTTTGGCATTTCCCGGGCAATTGGCTATGAGGATGCTGCTCCTGGGGAATGGTTCCCCAAATTCGGTATCGGGCTGCTGCAGAAGCAGAGTGATGAGCCTTATTCATTCGTAGGGGAGTATCCGCTACAACCATTCCCGGTCACTGAAGCGTGGAGCGGAGACTCGGTTACATACACTGTGCAGCCGCTGGAATGCCGGGGCTACAGCATGCGGCTGGTCAAGACGCTGAAGCTGGAAGGAAACCGGCTGGACATTTCTTACAATGTAGAGAATACAGGGTCTGAAGCGCTGCGGATTGAAGAGTATATTCATAATTTTGTCGGCATCGATGGGGCACCCGTAGGAACGGATTATGAGCTTAGGCTGCCGGGAACGCCGAAGATCGTGGCCCCGGAATCGGCGTATACGGAGAATTTACTCAGCATAGACGGAAATAGCCTGACATGGGCCGGGGAAACGGACCGCCAATTCTATTGCAAACTCGAAGGCTGGGAGCAGGCGGAGGCGGATTACTACTGGGAGCTGATCCATAAACCTACTGGAGCCTGCATCAGAGAGAGCGGAGATTTCGCTGCTGAGCGGATTGCGCTATGGGGAGACAAGCATGTAATTTCACCCGAGGTTTTTGCTGACATCACTATTTTACCGCGTCACAGCAAGGAATGGAGCCGCAGCTACCAGTTTTCGGCCTCCTGAATGCGGTCTAGCTTACCTCTTATGTGAATAATTATACTTGCTGGTGTTTATCGTTATCTGCTATCATAGCGATATCCATATTCATAGGAGAGAAAGGGTGGGAGTTATTTTGAGCAAGAGAGCATACAATTTTAATGCCGGTCCGGCAGCGTTGCCGCTGGCAGTATTGGAACGTGCACAGGCGGAGTTCGTTGAATTCCGGGAGAGCGGAATGTCCATTATGGAAATGTCGCACCGTGGGGCGATATACGAATCCGTGCATAATGAAGCTCAGGAACGCCTGCTTTCGCTCCTCGGCAATCCGCAGGGCTACAAGGTATTGTTCATCCAGGGCGGAGCAAGCACACAGTTCGCCATGGTTCCGATGAACCTTATCGGTGAAGGCCAGGTCGGCAGCTATGTCATGACAGGAAGCTGGGCGGACAAAGCCCTGAAGGAAGCCAAGCTGACAGGCGGCGGCCATGTAGCCGCATCCTCGGCAGACAAGAAATTCCTGGCTATTCCAGAGCTTAGCAGCATCAAGGCTGCGGACAATGCGGCTTACCTGCATATCACCTCGAATGAGACGATTGAAGGCACGCAGTATGCACAGTATCCTGATGCCGGTAATATTCCGCTGGTTGCCGATATGTCCAGTGATATTCTGAGCCGCGACTTCGATGTGAACCAATTCGGCCTGATCTATGCCGGTGCACAGAAGAATCTCGGACCGTCGGGCGTCACCGTAGTGATTGCCAAGGAAGAGCTGATCGCAAGTTCTCCGGCGAATATTCCGACGATTCTGCGGTATGATACTCATTACAAGAACAACTCTCTATACAATACGCCGCCATCCTTCTCTGTATATATGGTTAACGAAGTGTTAAAATGGATTGAGGAACAGGGCGGGCTTGCCGGCACTGAAGCCAAGAACCGTGACAAAGCAGGTCTCCTGTATGATTATATCGACGGCAGCGGCGGCTTCTACCGCGGAGTTGCGGAAGAAGGCAGCCGTTCCATCATGAATGTAACGTTCCGGATGCAATCGGAGGAGCTGGAGAAGCAGTTCATCAAAGCTTCCGAAGCGGAAGGCTTTGTCGGTCTCAAGGGACACCGCAGCGTAGGCGGCTTACGGGCTTCGATCTACAACGCCGTCCCGCATGAGAGCGTGAAGGCGCTGGCTGATTTCATGAAGCATTTCCAGCAAACCCAAGGGTAATCTAAGAACGTTCCTGACCTTCCGCCTGGCAGCGGAAGGTTTATATGTTTTGGGGTCCCCGCAAAGTACCTGAGTCATCACCCTACGCTAAAGCCCCACTTTGTGGGGTTATTTTGCCCATAACCAGGATCACCTGAGCCCGGCCTGTACCTGCAAGCAGCAAGAATACATCACAGGGACAAGGAAGGCACTGCGGATACTTACTCCGCCCCACTCCTTAAGACCCTACAGAGAGGAAGCATCCGACTTATGGCATTACACATTGTGCTGGTGGAACCGGAAATTCCGGCGAATACCGGCAATATCGCCCGTACTTGTGCGGCGACAGGTACTCATCTTCACCTCGTGCACCCGCTGGGCTTCCGCACAGATGATGCTACGCTGAAGCGTGCCGGACTCGATTATTGGCATGCGGTGAATATTGAATATCATAATTCCTTCAGTGAAGTATTGGAGAAGTATCAGGAAGGGCGGTTCTTCTACGCGACCACCAAGGCCAAGAAACGCTATAGTGATTTCGCCTTCCGGGATGGAGACTTCTTCGTGTTCGGGAAAGAAACCAAGGGCTTGCCGGCAGAGATCCTGGAGGCTGGTCAGGAAACGGCAATGCGGATGCCGATGAGTGAGGCGGTCAGATCGCTTAATTTGTCCAATTCAGCAGCGATTGTGGTCTATGAAGCGCTCCGGCAACTGGATTTCCCACAACTTTTCTAAAAGTTGACATCATTTTTTATTTTTTTCAGCAGGATTCGACATTTTAGTAACGAAATAGTTGATTAGTGCCGAAGAAAGTAATAGGGTACGTGAACTTCGAAGTCAGAAATGGAATGGCACTACTAATCATAAGTTGAACAGGAGAGTGTAAGTTAGATATGAAACCTGCTGGCGTTGTACGTAAAGTAGATCAGCTGGGTAGAATTGTTCTGCCTAAGTCTCTGCGTAAAAGGTATCAAATGAATGAAGGTGATCCTGTAGAAATTCTCGTTCAGGGCGACCATATTATTCTGGAACGTTACCGTCCGAAGTGTGTCTTCTGCGGATCTATGGAAGGCGTAAGCGAATATAAAGACCGTTACATTTGTTCTAGCTGCCTTACCGAGATGACCCAACTGCCAAAACACGCGTAAGCGTAGAGCGCATCAATTATCTACATAGGGTAAAACGCGTACGCGGCGTCTTATAACATGGATGCTGGTTGGACTCGGCTTCAGTGAATAGTGAAGAACACAAAAAGAGCGCCGCACATCAGTGCGGTGCTCCTTTTTGTGGTATACGTCCGGCAGATTGTTAGCGGAGGGCGGGTTACAGCCCCTTAGTCTTGTCGTCGTTGTAGGAAGAAGTAAGAATACCGGCCAGAAACAGTACGAATACCAGGGTCACGATCCAAAAAGTCAGGGAGAACGACATACAGGCACCTCCATTATTGACGATCTTCGTTACCCTGAGTATACCCTTTTAATTTGTAAAAATAAATAAAAATGTGATATTTAGCATTGACGGTTATACTTAGGGTTACTTGAAGAACAGGAAGTTGGTCGGGACGCGGCGCAGATTGCCGTCGGAAGGCTTGTTAATGACCTTGCCGCGGAAAATCATGGACGATGAGCCGCCGCCGTCCAGGTTATAAGCATCGATGACGCCGAGATTGTACAGCTTATCCTGCAGCTCAGCCAGTGTAGCTCCTGAGTTGCCGTTCTCGTTATATCCGTCAGCGACCAGAATCAGCAGCTGATTGTCCTTATAGTTGCCGATGACAGTGCGCGGTGCCCGCTTCGGGGCCAGCTGCCACTTCAGCGGAATGGCGGTCTTGCTCTGATTCTTCAGCAGCACGGGGACAAAGGTTGCCCCGAATACCGGCTCCAGCTGATCAAGCTGGTCACGGCTGGTGAACTTGCCGCCGATCAGCTGGCCGGATTTGTTCAGACCGACGAAGCTGAGATCCTTGTAGCTGGGCTCGAAGCCGTACAGATATTGTCCGCCGACGATGGTGGTCGAGAGCGGATAACGCTTGCCGTCCTGATCAGCGAACCCGCCGGCATTAATACCGGCCGAGGCGCCGTAGCGGTTCACGGCCTGCATGGTGGTCTCCGAAGCTCCCGTGCCGTCACCGGCGAGGCTCATCTTCATGGCTGAGGAATCCTTGAGCTTAATCTTCATTGCGTATGCTGTATAGTTGCCGGGGTTCAGCCGGTATAATTCGATGGTAATCCGGTCGCTGCTGATCACATCGGCGGGAATGCCGAGCCGGGAACTAATCCGGCTGTTATAGATCCGCTCGGGACGGGAGGTCTGGGCTGCTGCTGTGCTGACCAATGCGTTCATGGCATTCGTAGTCTGCTTGTAGAGCTGTGCACTGGTGCCGATAGAGTCTATGGTGTACGCGGCATAGCTCTTAGCCACAGCCAGGTCCTGCTTCAATTGGGCGGTTTCATTCACGGGTCCGGGGTCAGCTGCGAAGGGGGCAGTATTCAGCTTAAGCTCAAGCGGGGGCTGGTACAGCCACAGACAGAGCAGCAGTCCGAACAATGGAGCGGTCAGGAGCATGAAGAACCGGTTCACTCTTTTGACAGGAGTCATCATTTCAGCAAATCCATCTCTTTCTTGAGCGTGTCAAGCTGTTTCTTGACCTCGCTTAATTGCGTGTACAGCTTGTTGCTGTTGTCCGTCTTGTTGCTAGCATTATCCTTGGTGAAGGTCAGCAGCTCGTTGAATGTCTGCACGGTGCTCTGAAGCTCCTTCACTTGTTCTGACAGAACGGCAATCTTCGACTCGTAGTCGGTCTTCAAAACGGTAAGCTGCTGCTGGCTTTGAGATCCAAGCTGGCTCAGCACCTGATCCTTCAGATGATTGGTGTAGCTGTACACGGCATATGCGCCGGCTGCGATCATCAGAATCCAGAACAGTAGAAACCATTTTACGGACGAGCCGCTTCTCTCTGCACTCCGGCGAGAGTGTACCCGGGTCGATTCCGCTAGCGGTTGCATTTCATCACCTCAAGCCATATTTTTTCAAGATAAAGAATTTACATGTTTCGGGGTCCCCGCAAAGTATCTGAATAAACATCGAAGCCAAAGCCTCACTTTGTGGGGGGATTTTTCAAGTCCTCATTCTATCAGACTTTCAGGTTTTTCGCAAAAGTGAAAGAGCCGCGCAGAAACGACAAAAAGTAATTGCATCCTGTTAAACTACTGCGATACAATTTCTATAGATTGGAATATCTGATGGACGTATTCAAGGTAAAAGAAGGAAGAATAGACTTAGACAGCATAGATCCTTGCTTGCGTGTTGACAGGAAACGCTTACAGCGCTTTCCATTCTGGAAAATTATATAGATAGCAGGAGGTCTGGGCATTAATGACGAAGGTCTGGCAGGTGGTCATCGTGGGATGTCATCCCACAAGTATGCTGGGAACAAAATTGATACTGGAAGATGAGGAGGGACTGACGGTATATGGCATGTACGCTACCTGGGAGGAATGTCTCGCAGGCATGGAGGAATCCCGGCCTGATCTGGTGCTGAGTGATTATCAGATGCAAGGTGGAACCATAGAGCAGGTGCTGCCGGATATGAAAAAAAGCTCACCGTGCTCTCACATTATTATCATGACAGAGGAGAACGATAAGGAAATATTCCTGCCCCTGATTGAACTCGGAGCGAGCGGGGTATTGTCGAAGGGAGCCACTCCGGGTCAGCTTCTGCAGATGATCCGCGGTATCCGCGAAGGGTTCCTCTCCATTCCGCTGGAATGGATCGAAAAGGGCTTCCGTCCGGTAGCCTCCTCCAGAGGGCTGGAAGGTGTTTTGCAGCTAACGCAGACTGAGATGTTCATCATGGAACGCATTGTGCAAGGAATTACATACGACAAAATCGCACTTGAAATTGAAGTCAGCCGCCGTTCAATCGATAACTACCTGCGCAAGATTTATGTGAAGCTGGAAGTATCGACAAGAGCGCAGGCGATTGAGAAGTTCGCGCTTTTCTCAAGACAGAACAAGCAAATCTACGCATAATCCCTGTATTACGACATAATGGCGTCAGGACTGGAATATTCTTAAACCAGATAAAGGGGGGAAGCGTATGAAGTATGAGTTTTCTTCGCGCGCACATACATTGTTATCTTCACCGCTGCTGAGTATCCGTAAGGAGACGCGCCGGGGTACGCTGATCTCGCTGGCGGAGGAGCTCCCGGCAGAAGAATTATTTCCGCTGTCACTGCTGTCTGAGGCGGCATCTACCGTGATCTCCACAGATGCAAGTGCGCTGCAATACGGGGAGCCTGAGGGGTATGGCCCGCTCCGCGAATGGCTGACCGGAGATTGGCTCCGCAGTAAAGGAGTGGCGGTAGCCGAAGGAGGAGTGCTGCTGACAACGGGCAGTCAGCAGGCCATCGATCTGCTGTCCAGGGTGTATATCGATCCCGGGGATCATGTGCTGGTTGAGAATCCGACATCTCCCGGTATTCTGCAGGCGCTGCGGATGCAGGGAGCCGTCATTATTCCGGTCCAGGGGGATGGGGACGGCCTGCTGCCGGATCATCTGCGCCGAACGATCCGCAGCTATAGGCCCAAGATGCTGTTCGCTGCGCCAAGCTTCACCAATCCCAGCGGAGTGCTCTGGAGCCTTGCCCGGCGGCAAGAGATTCTGGAGCTGTGCATCTCACATAATGTGCTGATCGTGGAAGATGATTCCTATGGCGATCTGCATTTCCAGCGGAGTGAAGGCCATCCCTCCAAGAGATACCCAACGCTATACGCACTGGAGAATGTCAGCGAAGGCGGGCATGTGCTGTACATTGGCTCCTTCAGCAAGACGGTCGCACCGGCGCTGCGGACGGGCTGGGCGGCGGGAAGCCGCGAGCTGATCGGCATGATGGCTGCCGCCAAGCAGATGGCAGACTGGCAGTCCAGCTCGCTGAACCAGCGGCTGCTGCATCATCTGCTCAGTGTGTCGGCCTTTGATCTGCGGGAGCATATCGCTCTGCTGAACCGCGAATACAATACCCGCCTGAAGCTGATGGCGGAGCTGCTGAAGCGTCCGGCCTGGAAGAACAGTGTGTATGATATGCCGGCCGGCGGCATGTTCCTCTGGGTATCGCTGCCCGAAGGACTGGACGCTATGGCTCTGCTGCGTGCTTCGCTATCCAAGGGGGTAGCCTTCCTTCCAGGCCCGCTCTGCAGTGTAAGCGGAGGCTCAGACCGAATCCGGCTCAACTTCAGCCATCCCGGCCGTGATGAGCTGCTGCTCGGGATGAACCTGATGAGTGAAGCGGTGACTGAGTTCACGGCCCGCAGCTAGAAAACCATCAAGAGCATGATTGATAGGACTTCTTGTAAGAAGAGTGACCGCTTGGCCTTGACGGCCGGCGGTTTTTTGGGTTTCGGGGCCCCGCTATGTGGGGTTATTTGACCGTGCAGGGATCTAGGAAGAACATGCGTCTAATCAATTGTGAAAAGAAACACAATAGAGACCAATGCCTATCAAAGGGGATGCATGTGGAATGCAAGCGATGGAGAATGTACTGGAGTGCAGGAATGTAACGAAACGCTATGGGAAGAAGACCGCGCTAGACCAACTCAGTCTGACGATTCCCACAGGTAGAATCGTAGGGCTGCTCGGGCCTAACGGGGCGGGAAAGACGACGCTGATGAAGCTGATAGTCTCTCTGCTGCGGGATTATAAAGGCAGCCTTACGGTCAGCGGCATACGCCCCGGCCTGGAAACCAAAAAAATGGTGTCTTATCTGCCGGACCGTGAATTCCTGTATCCATGGATGTCGATTGAAGAGAGCATTGCTTTTTTTGACCACTCGTTTGCCGATTTTCAGCGGGAGAAGGCGTATAGCATGATTGCAGAGCTGGGACTGAATTTGCAGGATAAAGTGAAGTCTCTGTCCAAAGGGATGCAGGAGCGGGTGAGTATCTCGCTGGTATTCGCGCGCAAGGCCCGGCTGTTCGTCCTGGACGAGCCGCTGGCGGCGGTGGACCCTTCCACACGGGATAAGATTATAAGGATTATTCTGGATAACTTCGACCCGGACAGCTCGATTCTGATTAGTACGCATCTGATCCACGATGTCGAGAGCCTGTTCACGGATGTGGTGTTCGTTAATGACGGCAAGGTGCTGCTGCAGGGGAGCGTGGAGGAGCTGCGGCGGGAACATGGTGTGCCGATTGAGGAGTTATTCAAACGTCTGATTTAATCTGTTAAAGACAAGAAAAGGGGAGAACATCATGGTTCAATGGCATCAATTCAAGCTGGAATGCCGGAAGCATTTCGCTGTATTTGCTATCTTCACCGCCTTGAGCGGTCTGGCTAATTTGTATTTTCTGTTTGACCGGGGACAGGATATGGCCTTCGTCTTTCTGCTGGTAAATATGGTGATAGGCATTCTGCTGCCGGTCTATATCTACATGGACTATTACAAGGAGTTCTTCACGGGTGCGATGCCGGTTAACCATCTGCTGCCGCTGCGAACCTCTGCGCTCTTCGGTGTGAAGTCTGCTGTCTTCATGCTGGGTCTTACCGCAGTCTGGTCTACCACCTTGCTGGATGTCTTCTTGAATCCCGAAGGACTGTATCAGCTGCGGATGGCACGCTCCACAAGTCCCGCGCTGGGCGTCACCTACTTCATACTCTCCAAGCTGTGCAGCCTTCCGGCGGGCCTGGCGCTGATTGGTCTGGCCCTGGCAGCTGCCAAAAGATTCCGTAAGCCTGCGCTGAGCCACCTCTGCATTGCTGCCCTCATTGTCCTTGTTACCGGCATCCAGTTCGCTCTGGTGATCCGGGGGAGCCAGCATTTCAGTATCGGTTCCTCAGCCGTGGACAGCTTCAAGCAATATGCGAATCTGCTCACGGTTAGCCCGGCGGGGCGGGAGCAGCCGTCCAACATTAACGAGACCATTAACTGGCTGTCGGTCGGCATGAACCTGCTGGTAGCGCTGCTGGCCGGAGCTGCAGGCAGTGCGCTCTTGAACGGGCGCAAATATGAGCTTCACGGAAAATGAGCGGATTTTCATTTGAATTTTACCGGATGCTATGTTAGGCTGGAGTCAATTAAATCTTCCATAAACACATCGTTTACTGGATTGTTACTGGCCGTGCCAGGCAAAACCTAAACTGATGGTGACTGATTTGAACCCGTTCGCCGGGCTCGATGATCTTGCCAGAGGTTTAGGTTTTTCTGTTATATAGGCCATGCAGGAACATCATAATGAAAAGGGGTATGGACTATGGCTACAGTACTTAACGGATTTCCTGAGCATTTCTTATGGGGCGGCGCAACCGCTGCCAATCAGCTGGAGGGTGCTTTTGATCAGGGGGGGAAGGGGCTGTCTACGGCAGATATGATCGCTTTCGTGCCTAAGGATAAGCGCAAAGGGGATCATTCCATGGAGATCTCCTCGGAGCGGATCGCCCGGATTCTTGCCGGAGAGACGGAAGACTGGTTCCCGAAACGCGAAGGCGTTGACTTCTATCACCGTTACAAGGAGGACATTGCTCTATTCGCCGAAATGGGCTTCAAGGTGTTCCGGCTGTCCATTAACTGGGCACGGATCTTCCCGAACGGCGATGACGCTGAGCCTAACGAGCAGGGTCTGCAATTCTACGACGATGTATTCGATGAACTGCTGAAATACGGCATTGAGCCGCTGGTGACCCTCTCGCACTATGAGACACCGCTCGGTCTTACCCAGAAATATAACGGCTGGGCCAGCCGTGAAGTGATCGGATTCTATGTGAAGTATGCTGAGACTGTATTTACCCGTTACCGGAATAAAGTGAAGTACTGGCTGACCTTCAACGAGATCAATGTCATGCTGTTCAGCCCGTATACCGGCGGCGGAATTCTTACAGACCGCGTGGAGAACAAGCTGCAAGCGGTCTTTCAAGGTCTGCACCATCAGTTTGTTGCAAGCGCCTTGGTTACCAGACTGGGACATGAGATTATTCCGGGCTCACAGATCGGCTGTATGCTGGCCCGTATGGAGAGCTACGCGCATACCTGCAATCCGGCGGATGTGCGTAAGAGACAGCAGGAAGACCAGCTGAATCTGTTCTTCACGGATGTGCATGCGCGCGGCAAGTACCCGCGTTATATGAACCGTTATTTTGCCGAGAATCAGATTGAGATTGTCCGTGAGCCGGGGGATGATGAGCTGCTTGCTGCGAATACAGTAGATTTCATCTCGTTCAGTTATTATATGACGCTCACCGTGTCTGCAGGTCCAGAGGGTGAGGCCACGGAAGGGAATCTGCTGGGCGGTATCAAGAACCCGTATCTGAAGGCCTCCGACTGGGGCTGGCAGATTGATCCTGTAGGGCTGCGCATTACCCTGAACAACCTGTACGACCGTTACCAGAAACCGTTGTTCATTGTGGAGAACGGGCTGGGCGCCTATGACAAGGTGGAGGAAGACGGATCGATCCATGACCACTACCGGATTGATTATTTGCGGGAACACATCAAGGAGATGAAGGAAGCGGTACTGGATGGCGTGGAGCTGCTGGGCTATACGGCCTGGGGCCCGATTGACCTGGTGAGCATGTCGACTTCGGAGATGTCCAAGCGCTACGGCTTCATCTATGTAGACCTGGATGACACGGGAAGCGGCACGCTGAACCGCAGCAAGAAGGATTCGTTTGAGTGGTACAAGCAGGTCATTTCCTCGAACGGTGAAATATTGTAGTTGAAATGGGGCAAGCTAAGAAGCACAGGCCTTAATAAACCGTTTTCATAAAAGTGTTGTCATATTTACAATGATATGCTAAGATGCTGCTACAGGTAGAATAACTGGATTGTTACTGTTCATTCAGGCAAAACCAGAAACGGGCACTCTTTTGATGCCGTTTTGGTTTTGCCTTTTTTCACACAATAATGTTGTATCCCCGCGTGGTGGGGGGATTTTATTACTCTGACGGTGTAAGGTGATGGAATGAAAATTGCTAAGGTGCTCAACAACAATGTGGTCACCGTCCTCGATGCCAGCGGGAAGGAACGGGTCGTAATGGGCCGCGGAATCGCCTTCAAGAAGCAGCCCGGGGATGACGTTGAGGATGCCCAGGTAGAGAAAGTGTTCGCCCTGGAGAATAAAGAAGGTTCACAAAAGCTGATGTCGCTTCTCTCGGAGATCCCGCTGGAATATGTGGAATGCACCGATGAAGTGATCCGTTATGCCGAGACGGTGCTCGGGGAGAAGCTGCATGACAGCATCTATATCTCACTGACGGACCATATCCATTTCGCCATTGACCGTCACCGTCAGGGGCTTCAAATCAAGAATGCGCTGCTGTGGGAAATCAAGCGGATGTACCGCAAGGAATTCTCCATTGGACTCAAGGCGCTGCAAATTATCGAGGAACGGCTGGGTGTTCTCCTGCCGGAGGACGAGTGCGCTTTCATCGCGATGCATCTGGTGAATGCGCAGATGAACGGTGAGATGCGGGAGACGGTAAGCATCACGAATATCGTGAAGGACATCTTGAATATTGTCCGGCGTAGCTTCCTCATCGAGCTGGATGAAGAATCACTGGGGTATTACCGCTTCCTGACCCATCTGAAGTTCTTCGCACAGCGGGTGGTTCAGGGCACTCCGATGGAAGAGCGGGACCAGGATCATGCACTGCATGATTTGGTCATGAAGCAGTACCCTGCTGCCCATGCGGTTGCGGTGAAGATAGCGGACTATACCCGCAAGATATACAAAAGGGTCTTGTCCAAGGAAGAAATATTGTATCTGACCATTCATATTGAACGGATTATCCGTAGTGGGGATATAACAGAATAATGTGGTGCAGGATTGCTACTCGGTACAGAGGCAAAACCTAAACCCGGACAGTGCTGGAGGCAGAAGACTGCCTTTCCCCGCTGATCGGCGTTTAGGTTTTTTTTTGCGGAAAACATACTATAGCTAAGGAGCAACATCTTATGAATACAAAAGAGCTGTCCAAAGAAATATTGAAGCTTGTCGGCGGAGAAGAGAATATCGATCAGGTTACCCATTGTATGACCCGTCTGCGCTTCAACCTGAATGACAACAACCGTGCGGAC is a window of Paenibacillus sp. FSL H3-0469 DNA encoding:
- a CDS encoding 6-phospho-beta-glucosidase; amino-acid sequence: MATVLNGFPEHFLWGGATAANQLEGAFDQGGKGLSTADMIAFVPKDKRKGDHSMEISSERIARILAGETEDWFPKREGVDFYHRYKEDIALFAEMGFKVFRLSINWARIFPNGDDAEPNEQGLQFYDDVFDELLKYGIEPLVTLSHYETPLGLTQKYNGWASREVIGFYVKYAETVFTRYRNKVKYWLTFNEINVMLFSPYTGGGILTDRVENKLQAVFQGLHHQFVASALVTRLGHEIIPGSQIGCMLARMESYAHTCNPADVRKRQQEDQLNLFFTDVHARGKYPRYMNRYFAENQIEIVREPGDDELLAANTVDFISFSYYMTLTVSAGPEGEATEGNLLGGIKNPYLKASDWGWQIDPVGLRITLNNLYDRYQKPLFIVENGLGAYDKVEEDGSIHDHYRIDYLREHIKEMKEAVLDGVELLGYTAWGPIDLVSMSTSEMSKRYGFIYVDLDDTGSGTLNRSKKDSFEWYKQVISSNGEIL
- a CDS encoding PRD domain-containing protein, with translation MKIAKVLNNNVVTVLDASGKERVVMGRGIAFKKQPGDDVEDAQVEKVFALENKEGSQKLMSLLSEIPLEYVECTDEVIRYAETVLGEKLHDSIYISLTDHIHFAIDRHRQGLQIKNALLWEIKRMYRKEFSIGLKALQIIEERLGVLLPEDECAFIAMHLVNAQMNGEMRETVSITNIVKDILNIVRRSFLIELDEESLGYYRFLTHLKFFAQRVVQGTPMEERDQDHALHDLVMKQYPAAHAVAVKIADYTRKIYKRVLSKEEILYLTIHIERIIRSGDITE